The DNA region CTGGTACTTGCGATCGGGACACTGCAACATGCACGCGCCTTCGCGCAGATCCGTCCAGGCATTTTGCGCAAGCACGGGGGCCTTGTGCTGCAGCGGAATACGGGCGGTCAGGACCCTCTCGCCGTCTTCGGGTATCGCGAACAGCGCCGCCGCCGTCACCATGCCGTGGTCGCAACTGCCCGCGCCGCGTTCTTCCATTTCGGCGTGGGCATGCGCCTGCCTCAAATGAAGCGCGACATCGCCATGGCCATAATCGGATACAAGGTGACGTTCCACCGGCGCGCTGAACACGACACTCTGTTCCTCGTTCACGGTCCAGGTCCTGCGATCAGGGGAAAGAGCCACCTCATTGATGAAACTGATCCCTTCCGCATTGGCCGGGCGCAACGCGAGCGCCAGCCAGGCGGGGCCGTCGGCCCGGGCCGTCAGAGTTAGCACGCACACCGGCATCCCGCCTTCGAGTTCAACGCTCGCCGTGCTGCTCAGGATCAGGCCGCCCTCCTGAACCCGTGTCGTGATCGCAAGGCCGCTGGACATGTCCTGCCGCTGATCGCCGCTCAGGCTACGCGACGGAAACAGGTTGCGCCCACCTTCCGTACACACCCAGCCGTCCAGGGACCAGCCGTCCAGGCAGGGCGTCAGGAGTCCGCGCGGATCGACCAGCGGAAATTCCTCGCAGTCGGGATAACCGAGCGCGGTCCAGTTGCGATGGGTGAGATTGATATGCGAGACCGAAAATGCGCGTGGAATGAATGATTCGTCATTGGGGTTGAATTGGCGTTCGACCCAGTAGGGCCACACCCAGTCCATGTTGTACTGGATCACGCGGCTGTTGATCAGGCCGCGCGCGTGAAACACGACCCCCGCACGCAACAGTTCAACCGGTTCGCCCACTTCGGAGGGCTGAGCGAAACTGCGCAGCCGCGCGAGCAGTTCGATCGGATCGAGGAAACCCTGGCGACGCGCCGCGCGCCGTATGATGTATTGCAAAAAGGTCCATTTTGAAAATTTCATGAGCTGTCCTTGGTGGGTCCTGCCCTTTTCCCTGCTTCAGGCCCGGGCTTGCCGCCCTGCACGACTTCGCTTTTCCGCGAATACGCCGCCAGAGCCCGCCGCGCCAGTTTGTTGAAATAAAGCAACGCAACGATCGTCATGACGAACCCCAGGCCATAGATCGCCCACTGCAACGGCGAACGCTCCATTTCACCCCGCAGTAGGCTTGCCAGATCGGCGGTGATCGAGCCCAAGTAGACGTTGTGCAACGAAAACGGAATGAACCCGATCAGCGAGCCGAGCACGAAGCCCTTGAACGTGAACCCAGTCAGTCCGAAGAGATAATTGGAAATCTTGCCCGGAAAGAACGGGATCAGCCGGGTGAGCATCACGACTTTCAAGTCGTGACGCGCCATTTCTTCGCTGACGACCTGCAACCTGCCGTGACCGACGATGAACCGCGAGGCGCGCTCGCCAAACAGGTGGCGGGCGATCAGGAAGGCCAGCGACGCGCCAATGGCCGTACCCGCCACGACCAGCACGGTCCCCTTGCTGACGCCGAACACGAAACCGGCACCCGTGGTGACGAAAAAGCCCGGCAAAAGCAGGACCACTACCGCCGCCATGAGCAGGATGAAGTAGACTCCGGCCATCACACCCTGCGCGTCTATCCACTCCAGCAATGCGACCAGTTGCTCGTGAAGATCGAAATAGACGAGCACGGCGAGAATCAGGCCGACAAACACAATGCCCGAGGCAATGCCAAGCAAAGGTCTTTTCATGCCTGTCGCGACGAATGAAGTGAAAGCACTGGATATGGATTTGATCATTTCCTTTTTTACCTGGGCTGTGAAATTTATTCGAAAATTTGAAAGCAGCTTACAAATGCTATAAATTTTCTGATTTTGATTTCATTTAAACATAATTTACTGATATAATTACATGGTCATTCCAGCATATATTCTCAAACAAAACAAAAAAAGAAGCCTTCAATTCCTCCGCTAGCATGGTTGACGTGCCGTGTCCAAAAAAGTCTGCCCCCATCAGGATCGACGTCGACTGCACT from Desulfomicrobium apsheronum includes:
- a CDS encoding TVP38/TMEM64 family protein gives rise to the protein MIKSISSAFTSFVATGMKRPLLGIASGIVFVGLILAVLVYFDLHEQLVALLEWIDAQGVMAGVYFILLMAAVVVLLLPGFFVTTGAGFVFGVSKGTVLVVAGTAIGASLAFLIARHLFGERASRFIVGHGRLQVVSEEMARHDLKVVMLTRLIPFFPGKISNYLFGLTGFTFKGFVLGSLIGFIPFSLHNVYLGSITADLASLLRGEMERSPLQWAIYGLGFVMTIVALLYFNKLARRALAAYSRKSEVVQGGKPGPEAGKRAGPTKDSS